In the genome of Enterococcus hirae ATCC 9790, one region contains:
- a CDS encoding GNAT family N-acetyltransferase encodes MKVVQTKDTLSDIYLDAVRIRNQVFVKEQGVPITREIDQNEAHCIHFVLYSDQNLPCGTVRLLPLENGKMKLQRMAILADYRHQGLGQILVAEAEAFAKSQGYNTILLGAQATAENFYKKLGFTAYGEPFEDAGIAHIAMKKVF; translated from the coding sequence ATGAAAGTCGTTCAAACAAAAGATACATTAAGTGATATTTACCTTGATGCCGTTCGTATTAGAAACCAAGTTTTTGTCAAAGAACAAGGCGTTCCTATAACTAGAGAAATTGATCAAAATGAAGCACATTGCATCCACTTTGTTCTTTATTCAGACCAAAATCTACCTTGTGGGACCGTTCGGCTATTACCATTAGAAAATGGAAAAATGAAGTTACAACGAATGGCGATTCTTGCAGATTATCGTCATCAAGGATTAGGTCAAATTTTAGTAGCTGAAGCTGAAGCTTTCGCCAAAAGTCAAGGATATAATACGATTTTGCTAGGCGCCCAAGCAACAGCTGAGAATTTCTATAAAAAATTAGGATTCACTGCTTATGGAGAACCATTTGAAGATGCTGGTATTGCTCATATCGCAATGAAAAAAGTCTTTTAA
- a CDS encoding nucleoside tri-diphosphate phosphatase: protein MGVPKEGEFVTIQSYKHDGKLHRTWRDTMVLKTSEHSMIGVNDHTLVTESDGRRWVTREPAIVYFHKKYWFNVIAMIREKGVSYYCNLASPFLLDDEALKYIDYDLDIKVFPDGEKRLLDVDEYEMHSQMMNYPNDIDFILKENVKILVDWINNGEGPFSEGYIDIWYNRYKQLSRK from the coding sequence ATGGGAGTCCCAAAAGAAGGTGAGTTTGTAACGATCCAAAGTTACAAACATGACGGCAAATTGCATCGAACGTGGCGTGATACCATGGTATTAAAAACAAGTGAGCATTCGATGATCGGTGTCAATGATCATACTCTAGTTACAGAGTCTGATGGACGTCGTTGGGTGACTCGAGAACCAGCAATTGTGTATTTTCACAAAAAATACTGGTTCAATGTAATAGCAATGATTCGAGAAAAGGGGGTTTCCTATTATTGTAATCTAGCTTCACCTTTTTTGCTGGACGATGAGGCATTGAAGTATATTGATTATGATTTAGATATCAAAGTTTTTCCTGATGGAGAGAAACGATTACTAGATGTCGATGAATATGAGATGCATAGCCAAATGATGAATTATCCGAATGATATCGACTTCATCCTAAAAGAAAACGTGAAGATCTTGGTTGACTGGATCAATAATGGTGAGGGCCCTTTCTCCGAAGGCTATATTGATATTTGGTATAACCGTTACAAGCAATTGTCGCGCAAGTAA